In Tsuneonella dongtanensis, a single window of DNA contains:
- a CDS encoding DUF6127 family protein, with translation MTREDMLARLIAQAASEGSDLVTLRAIVEEAGEVGATRTLDRLGLSDAGAQDDIDELRELLKAWRDAKASAWKAAVEWLTRGLLALLLIGIAVRLGVPGLLK, from the coding sequence ATGACGCGAGAAGACATGCTCGCGCGGCTGATCGCGCAGGCCGCCAGCGAGGGTTCGGACCTCGTGACGTTGCGCGCCATCGTGGAGGAAGCGGGCGAGGTGGGGGCGACCCGCACCCTCGATCGCCTCGGCCTCAGCGATGCCGGCGCGCAGGACGATATCGACGAGCTGCGCGAGCTGCTCAAGGCCTGGCGCGACGCAAAGGCGAGCGCATGGAAAGCCGCCGTCGAGTGGCTGACGCGCGGGCTCCTCGCGCTGCTGCTGATCGGCATCGCGGTGCGCCTCGGCGTGCCGGGGCTGCTCAAGTGA
- a CDS encoding HK97 family phage prohead protease translates to MRFAGYAALFDKADAARDTIRKGAFARTLTERRDPLPLYWQHRPDQRIGWIRQVSEDDRGLRVVATIDNPDGRAGTLLRANSVSGLSFGYRTRAASHSSHGRLLEEVDLVEVSLVTHPLQHGARVHFIAPQESPEER, encoded by the coding sequence CTGCGCTTCGCCGGCTACGCCGCCCTGTTCGACAAGGCGGATGCCGCGCGCGACACGATACGCAAGGGTGCCTTCGCGCGCACGCTCACCGAAAGGCGGGACCCGCTGCCGCTCTACTGGCAACACCGGCCCGACCAGCGGATCGGCTGGATCCGGCAGGTGTCGGAAGACGACCGCGGGCTGCGCGTGGTCGCGACAATCGATAACCCCGATGGACGAGCGGGAACGCTCTTGCGTGCCAATTCGGTGAGCGGCCTCAGCTTCGGGTACCGCACTCGCGCTGCGAGTCACTCGTCTCATGGCCGCCTGCTCGAAGAGGTCGATCTCGTCGAGGTCAGCCTCGTCACCCACCCGCTCCAGCACGGCGCGCGGGTCCATTTCATTGCCCCCCAAGAGTCCCCCGAAGAAAGGTAA
- a CDS encoding phage major capsid protein encodes MDIVVSDQLDTSFDIVARQDAAETEIKALRTDVDEVKSRLDRVGRAAQRPVIGSETASPEVKGFVDGYLRSGRTTELKSLTAGVPADGGYAVPREIDAMIARELIEISPIRAIAQVVQTGSSGYRKLVSTGGTASGWVSETAGRPETDAPSFAEIAPPSGELYANPAASQAMLDDAAFDLESWLASEIAMEFARAEGAAFVNGTGVNMPKGFLQSPVSVIGDGARPFGTLQYIGTGDDAGFGSEPEARLIDLVHTLKAGHRQGASWVMNSATLSEVRKLKTADGAFLWQPGLVEGQPDRLLGYPVVEAEDMPDVANGAFPIAFGNFRAGYLIAERSATSILRDPFTHKPFVHFYATKRVGGQVLDSAAIKLLRIEA; translated from the coding sequence ATGGATATCGTCGTTTCCGACCAGCTCGACACGAGCTTCGACATCGTCGCCCGCCAGGATGCGGCCGAGACCGAGATCAAGGCGCTGCGCACCGACGTCGACGAGGTCAAATCCCGCCTCGACCGGGTCGGCCGCGCCGCGCAGCGCCCGGTTATCGGCAGCGAAACCGCCTCCCCCGAGGTAAAGGGCTTCGTCGACGGCTACCTCCGCTCGGGCCGCACCACCGAGCTGAAGTCGCTCACCGCCGGCGTCCCCGCCGACGGAGGCTACGCCGTCCCGCGCGAGATCGACGCGATGATCGCCCGCGAGCTGATCGAGATCAGCCCGATCCGCGCCATCGCGCAGGTCGTGCAGACCGGCAGCAGCGGCTATCGCAAGCTCGTCTCGACCGGCGGCACCGCGTCGGGCTGGGTCAGCGAGACCGCGGGCCGCCCCGAAACCGACGCGCCGTCCTTTGCCGAAATCGCTCCGCCCTCGGGCGAGCTTTATGCCAACCCGGCAGCGAGCCAGGCGATGCTCGACGACGCGGCGTTCGACCTCGAATCGTGGCTCGCCAGCGAGATCGCGATGGAGTTCGCCCGCGCGGAAGGCGCCGCGTTCGTGAACGGCACCGGGGTGAACATGCCGAAGGGCTTCCTCCAGTCGCCCGTATCGGTGATCGGCGACGGCGCGCGGCCGTTCGGCACCCTCCAGTACATCGGCACCGGCGACGATGCCGGCTTCGGCAGCGAACCCGAAGCTCGGCTCATCGACCTCGTCCACACGCTGAAGGCAGGTCACCGCCAGGGCGCGAGCTGGGTGATGAATTCGGCCACGCTCAGCGAGGTCCGCAAATTGAAGACCGCGGACGGCGCGTTCCTGTGGCAGCCGGGTCTGGTCGAGGGTCAGCCCGACCGCCTGCTCGGCTACCCGGTGGTCGAAGCGGAAGACATGCCCGACGTGGCAAACGGCGCCTTCCCGATCGCTTTCGGCAACTTCCGCGCCGGCTACCTGATCGCCGAACGCTCCGCGACAAGCATCCTGCGCGATCCGTTCACGCACAAGCCGTTCGTCCACTTCTACGCCACCAAGCGCGTGGGCGGCCAGGTGCTCGACAGCGCGGCGATCAAGCTGCTCCGCATCGAAGCGTGA
- a CDS encoding head-tail connector protein — MQRTIVAPAELPAAALDELKQWLGVRSTGDDAALISLVRTALETCEAFTGSVPLACLCEEILPACADWRTLSARPVVAIAGIEGIPAEGARFPLAADAYEIDIDTDGSGRVRVVGQGSAGRVAVRFTAGLAPAWELLPDAVRHGVIRLAAHHWRERDNASDAGPPAAVAALWRPWRRMRL; from the coding sequence ATGCAGCGGACAATCGTCGCGCCGGCGGAACTGCCGGCTGCGGCTCTCGACGAATTGAAGCAGTGGCTCGGCGTGCGGTCGACCGGCGACGACGCCGCGCTGATATCGCTGGTGCGTACCGCGCTGGAGACGTGCGAAGCCTTCACCGGCTCGGTGCCGCTGGCCTGCCTGTGCGAGGAGATACTCCCCGCATGCGCCGACTGGCGCACCCTGTCGGCCCGGCCGGTCGTCGCGATCGCGGGGATCGAAGGCATTCCAGCCGAGGGTGCCCGGTTCCCGCTTGCAGCCGACGCCTATGAGATCGACATCGACACCGACGGTTCCGGCCGTGTGCGGGTGGTCGGCCAGGGCAGCGCGGGCCGCGTCGCCGTGCGTTTCACGGCCGGACTCGCCCCGGCGTGGGAGCTGCTCCCCGACGCGGTGCGCCACGGGGTGATCCGCCTCGCCGCGCATCACTGGCGCGAGCGTGACAATGCATCCGATGCAGGTCCGCCCGCGGCGGTAGCCGCGCTGTGGCGGCCATGGCGCAGGATGCGGCTGTGA
- a CDS encoding DUF3168 domain-containing protein: MEELLRPALLDWLRTDPALGDVTAIEEEVPARATPPWLAVVASASADWSTKDRVGREVRLAIELHSRADDPRADAPLVSALDRRIEAFPKAQDGLEIASIRFLRARTERRANNARATLLEYRFRCLAALPENP; the protein is encoded by the coding sequence ATGGAAGAACTCCTTCGTCCCGCCCTGCTCGACTGGTTGCGCACGGACCCCGCGCTCGGCGACGTGACCGCAATCGAGGAGGAAGTGCCTGCGCGCGCCACCCCGCCCTGGCTCGCGGTGGTCGCCAGCGCGAGCGCCGACTGGTCCACCAAGGACCGCGTGGGCCGCGAGGTGCGCCTGGCGATCGAACTCCACAGCCGCGCCGACGATCCGAGGGCCGATGCACCGCTGGTGAGCGCGCTCGACCGGCGGATCGAAGCGTTTCCGAAGGCGCAGGACGGGCTCGAGATCGCCTCCATCCGCTTCCTGCGCGCCCGGACCGAGCGCCGCGCAAACAACGCCCGCGCCACCCTGCTCGAATACCGTTTCCGCTGCCTCGCAGCCTTACCGGAGAACCCGTGA
- a CDS encoding phage major tail protein, TP901-1 family, translated as MTAQTGAAFLLKIGDGNQPPAYQTVAGLRTTQMSINGDTVVVTHKESGGWRDLLSGAGTRSVSVSASGIFLGSAAEASIRGHALGGTIADYELSFEDGERMRGRFLVQRLDYAGDFNGERTYTLQLESSGAVVSA; from the coding sequence ATGACCGCCCAGACAGGCGCCGCCTTCCTGCTCAAGATCGGCGACGGCAACCAGCCGCCCGCCTACCAGACCGTCGCCGGCCTGCGCACGACGCAGATGTCGATCAACGGCGACACCGTCGTCGTCACCCACAAGGAGAGCGGCGGCTGGCGCGACCTGCTGTCGGGTGCGGGCACCCGCTCGGTCTCCGTCTCGGCGAGCGGCATTTTCCTGGGCAGCGCGGCGGAAGCATCGATCCGCGGCCATGCGCTCGGCGGGACGATCGCCGATTACGAACTCTCGTTCGAAGACGGCGAAAGGATGCGAGGACGCTTCCTCGTCCAGCGGCTCGACTACGCCGGCGACTTCAACGGCGAGCGCACCTACACGCTGCAGCTCGAAAGTTCGGGCGCGGTGGTTTCCGCATGA
- a CDS encoding gene transfer agent family protein — MSAQVAGGGSATKSPNPHRGETALVIDGTTRTLRPTFTALVAAEEELGPLFALVERAGSGQLRLTEMVALFWHCIENRDGLTREMVGNAVSERGLAAATKPLRALLAAILQGK; from the coding sequence ATGAGCGCTCAAGTAGCCGGAGGCGGTAGCGCAACAAAAAGCCCGAATCCGCATCGCGGAGAGACCGCGCTCGTCATCGACGGCACTACACGCACGCTCCGTCCCACCTTCACCGCGCTGGTCGCGGCGGAGGAGGAACTCGGCCCGCTGTTTGCGCTGGTCGAGCGTGCGGGGAGCGGGCAGCTGCGGCTCACCGAGATGGTCGCGCTGTTCTGGCACTGCATCGAGAACCGCGACGGCCTGACCCGCGAAATGGTCGGCAATGCCGTATCCGAGCGGGGCCTCGCCGCAGCCACGAAGCCCCTGCGCGCGCTGCTGGCGGCGATCCTGCAGGGGAAATGA
- a CDS encoding phage tail assembly chaperone, whose amino-acid sequence MTESFGESALALCALAARALGWRPHEFWSATPAELVACLADPAAPLAPLDRSDLQRLMEIDSMGGPDGHR is encoded by the coding sequence ATGACCGAGAGCTTCGGCGAGTCCGCCCTCGCCCTCTGCGCCCTGGCCGCACGCGCGCTCGGCTGGCGGCCCCACGAGTTCTGGTCCGCGACACCCGCCGAACTCGTCGCCTGCCTGGCCGACCCCGCCGCACCACTTGCTCCGCTGGACCGGTCCGACCTGCAACGCCTGATGGAAATCGATTCGATGGGAGGGCCCGATGGACACCGTTGA
- a CDS encoding tail tape measure protein, whose product MDTVDELLVEVRASTQGFSRDIAAMKSTFDTTLVDGFERAGRVLERGLLSAIRSGSLGFDDLKRVALSALDQIAAQALQLGFDKLFGGIGSPGGGIGGGIAGLVGGLLGLPGRATGGPVSPGRAFMVGERGPEVFVPTSAGRIETGAARPARDVRVAISLNAPRGASTPTALERSSRQVASAVRRSLMEY is encoded by the coding sequence ATGGACACCGTTGACGAACTGCTGGTCGAAGTCCGCGCCAGCACGCAGGGCTTTTCCCGCGACATCGCGGCGATGAAATCCACCTTCGACACGACGCTCGTCGACGGATTCGAACGGGCGGGCCGGGTGCTCGAACGTGGGCTGCTCTCGGCGATCCGCAGCGGCAGCCTGGGGTTCGACGATCTCAAGCGCGTGGCCCTTTCGGCGCTCGACCAGATCGCGGCGCAGGCGCTGCAGCTCGGCTTCGACAAGCTGTTCGGCGGCATCGGATCTCCCGGCGGCGGGATCGGCGGCGGGATCGCCGGTCTCGTCGGCGGCCTGCTCGGCCTGCCCGGCCGTGCCACCGGCGGTCCGGTCAGTCCGGGGCGCGCCTTCATGGTGGGCGAACGCGGGCCAGAGGTCTTCGTACCGACCAGCGCCGGACGGATCGAGACCGGCGCCGCGCGGCCCGCGCGCGATGTGCGCGTGGCGATCAGCCTCAACGCCCCGCGGGGGGCGAGCACCCCCACCGCGCTCGAACGATCGAGCCGCCAGGTGGCGAGCGCCGTCCGCCGTTCGCTGATGGAGTATTGA
- a CDS encoding DUF2460 domain-containing protein, whose product MPFWLARERCGQDSDWIQRFDPRFWTVNFPRPMMASVVTTGPDSLRVDCEFHHAGELAGLIWSSEDRHDHPLAAYATDRDYSRTTLRFRWRSSGVIPLDAVHGPTLTIEGRDASGAPRAWYVRLWNYAAGTPEDAAIELPFQALESGFLLPGEAVHAADIDRMFISLVPPGYAPGSTDALPARADGWVELSDIACDGARAVLAIGDVLVPPHGTGLATAYDDAFDQTPARLLRMAECLGYRGALVHYVGMSHFFRLGADGLALADGTLCAPAEAWHRSFFAEAARMGFEPIASLSFELLAQHCPEAWQQRASDGTPARTGWVPPSALLSPASEPAMAWLRAVATRFVGLMVDAVAHVRFQIGEPWWWILPDGRPCLYDDAAKAAFGGNPPVIADMRANLNKPKQDLLDAAGALLAAATRGIADAVRAAWSGGAEVMLLVFTPTVLDPAMPDARRANLPGGWAFPAYDRLQVEDYDWLTGGAEALRRAGYAKLDERLGYPLERQDYIAGFVLDPADAEPFWARIDAGLDEAAARGVPRTFVWAAPQVARDGYVRLPSSEENEVQSFDDVLYPLALGRDAGVSPEFLTSVAVTASGHERRNSLWSDARLRFDVGPGIRSEAELGVLIAFFRARRGAARGFRLSDPFDHSSNGMTGVPGPLDQPIGTGDGLISTFQLAKLYGEGDEPQVRPITRPRAETVRVSVGGVETTDFTLDPGGRVVLGSAPAAGVEVRAGFLFDVPVRFAEDRLDVTGAAFAAGEAPSVPLIEVRETPA is encoded by the coding sequence ATGCCTTTCTGGCTCGCCCGCGAACGCTGCGGGCAGGACAGCGACTGGATCCAGCGGTTCGACCCGCGGTTTTGGACGGTCAACTTCCCGCGCCCGATGATGGCATCGGTCGTGACCACCGGTCCGGATTCGCTCCGCGTCGACTGCGAATTCCACCACGCCGGTGAGCTCGCGGGGCTGATCTGGTCGAGCGAGGACCGGCACGATCACCCGCTCGCCGCCTATGCGACCGATCGCGACTATTCGCGCACGACGCTGCGGTTCCGCTGGCGTTCGTCGGGCGTGATCCCGCTCGACGCGGTGCACGGGCCGACACTGACCATCGAAGGTCGCGACGCGTCGGGGGCGCCGCGGGCCTGGTACGTGCGGCTGTGGAACTACGCCGCCGGCACGCCCGAGGACGCGGCCATCGAACTGCCGTTCCAGGCGCTTGAAAGCGGGTTCCTGCTGCCGGGCGAGGCGGTGCACGCCGCGGACATCGACCGCATGTTCATCAGCCTGGTGCCGCCGGGTTACGCGCCCGGCAGCACCGATGCGCTTCCCGCGCGGGCGGACGGCTGGGTCGAGCTTTCGGACATCGCGTGTGACGGCGCGCGGGCGGTGCTGGCGATCGGCGACGTGCTCGTGCCGCCGCACGGGACCGGCCTCGCGACCGCCTACGACGATGCTTTCGACCAGACCCCGGCGCGGTTGCTGCGCATGGCCGAATGCCTCGGCTACCGCGGCGCGCTCGTCCACTATGTCGGCATGAGCCACTTCTTCCGTCTTGGTGCGGACGGGCTGGCGCTCGCCGACGGCACGCTTTGCGCACCCGCCGAAGCGTGGCACCGCAGCTTCTTCGCCGAAGCCGCGCGAATGGGCTTCGAGCCGATTGCCTCGCTGAGCTTCGAGCTGCTGGCACAGCACTGCCCCGAGGCATGGCAGCAGCGCGCCAGCGACGGGACCCCGGCGCGGACCGGCTGGGTGCCGCCGTCCGCGCTGCTGTCGCCTGCCAGCGAGCCGGCAATGGCCTGGTTGCGCGCGGTGGCGACGCGGTTCGTCGGCCTGATGGTCGATGCGGTCGCGCACGTCCGCTTCCAGATCGGCGAACCGTGGTGGTGGATCCTCCCCGACGGTCGGCCGTGCCTCTACGACGATGCGGCGAAAGCGGCGTTCGGCGGCAACCCGCCGGTGATCGCCGACATGCGGGCGAACCTCAACAAGCCGAAACAGGACCTGCTCGATGCCGCGGGCGCGCTGCTCGCCGCAGCGACGCGAGGGATTGCCGATGCGGTGCGCGCGGCCTGGAGCGGCGGCGCGGAGGTCATGCTGCTCGTTTTCACGCCGACGGTGCTCGATCCTGCCATGCCCGATGCGCGCCGGGCGAACCTGCCCGGGGGATGGGCCTTCCCCGCCTACGACCGGCTCCAGGTCGAAGACTACGACTGGCTGACCGGCGGAGCCGAGGCGCTGCGGCGCGCGGGCTATGCGAAGCTCGACGAACGGCTCGGCTACCCGCTCGAGCGGCAGGACTACATCGCCGGTTTCGTGCTCGATCCTGCCGACGCCGAACCATTCTGGGCGCGGATCGATGCCGGGCTCGATGAAGCCGCCGCGCGCGGCGTGCCGCGCACGTTCGTGTGGGCCGCGCCGCAGGTCGCCCGCGACGGTTACGTGCGGTTGCCATCATCTGAGGAGAACGAGGTGCAGAGCTTCGACGACGTGCTCTACCCGCTGGCGCTCGGCCGCGATGCTGGGGTGAGCCCCGAATTCTTGACCAGCGTTGCGGTCACCGCCTCGGGCCACGAGCGGCGCAATTCGCTGTGGTCGGACGCGCGGCTGCGGTTCGATGTCGGGCCCGGTATCCGCTCCGAGGCCGAACTCGGCGTGCTCATCGCATTCTTCCGCGCCCGGCGCGGTGCGGCGCGCGGTTTCCGTCTGTCGGACCCGTTCGATCACAGCTCGAACGGAATGACCGGCGTACCCGGCCCGCTCGACCAGCCCATCGGAACCGGCGACGGGCTCATTTCCACCTTCCAGCTCGCCAAGCTCTACGGAGAAGGCGACGAGCCGCAGGTGCGCCCGATCACCCGGCCGCGCGCGGAAACCGTGCGGGTCAGCGTGGGCGGGGTCGAGACGACCGACTTCACGCTCGATCCGGGCGGACGCGTCGTGCTGGGCTCGGCCCCGGCGGCAGGTGTCGAAGTGCGTGCGGGCTTCCTGTTCGATGTGCCTGTGCGCTTTGCCGAGGACCGGCTGGACGTGACCGGCGCGGCCTTCGCTGCGGGCGAGGCGCCCTCAGTCCCGCTCATCGAAGTGCGCGAGACCCCAGCGTGA
- a CDS encoding DUF2163 domain-containing protein has translation MSHVFFATELEGVATFWRIHRKDGVTLGFTSHDRDLVFGGVRHRAAPGLLPSAIRRTAGLDGDSAEMQGALAHDSISSADLAQGRFDGARVEVGAVDWETLQHAVLYNGSIGEVAQEGAGFTAELRSAKAALEADPIPRTSPTCRAEFCGPDCGLSAARFTHRGVVVSSDSDEGVVSFDHPDPAAVLHGTVRWLDGPDAGLTADIVALDAAGIVIDAALDPPPSAGVRAILREGCDHTIATCADRFGNAANFRGEPFLPGNDLLSRYPSPA, from the coding sequence GTGAGCCACGTTTTCTTTGCGACCGAACTCGAAGGCGTTGCCACGTTCTGGCGCATCCATCGCAAGGACGGAGTCACGCTCGGGTTCACCAGCCACGACCGCGATCTCGTGTTCGGCGGGGTCCGCCATCGCGCCGCCCCCGGCCTTTTGCCGAGCGCGATCCGACGCACGGCGGGCCTCGATGGTGACAGCGCCGAGATGCAGGGGGCGCTCGCGCACGATTCGATCTCGTCGGCGGACCTTGCCCAGGGCCGCTTCGATGGCGCGCGGGTCGAAGTCGGCGCGGTCGACTGGGAAACGCTCCAGCACGCGGTGCTCTACAACGGGAGCATCGGCGAAGTGGCGCAGGAAGGCGCCGGCTTCACCGCGGAACTGCGCTCGGCCAAGGCGGCGCTCGAGGCAGACCCGATCCCGCGCACGAGTCCCACGTGCCGCGCCGAGTTCTGCGGCCCTGATTGCGGACTGTCCGCGGCGCGCTTCACCCACCGGGGCGTAGTAGTGAGCAGCGATTCCGACGAGGGCGTGGTGTCCTTCGACCATCCCGATCCCGCGGCCGTGCTCCACGGCACCGTCCGCTGGCTCGACGGGCCGGACGCGGGGCTGACAGCAGACATCGTCGCGCTCGATGCCGCGGGTATCGTGATCGACGCCGCGCTCGACCCGCCGCCTTCCGCCGGAGTGCGTGCGATCCTGCGCGAGGGCTGCGACCACACGATCGCGACTTGCGCCGATCGCTTCGGCAACGCCGCCAACTTTCGCGGCGAGCCGTTCCTGCCAGGCAACGACCTGCTGTCGCGCTATCCGAGTCCCGCATGA
- a CDS encoding NlpC/P60 family protein: MTGADVAAAAARLEGAPFRLHGRDPATGLDCVGVVVAAFAACGVRLAGPVGYGLHNSGITRWLGLAEEAGFVEASGDPRPGDIILVRPGPGQHHLLITLPAGRFLHAHAGLRRVVVQPGPLGWPVVKRWRLAN, encoded by the coding sequence ATGACCGGAGCGGATGTCGCGGCAGCCGCCGCGAGGCTGGAGGGCGCCCCGTTCCGCCTCCATGGCCGCGACCCCGCCACCGGACTCGATTGCGTCGGGGTCGTCGTCGCGGCGTTCGCAGCCTGCGGGGTCCGGCTGGCCGGACCGGTCGGCTACGGCCTGCACAACAGCGGCATCACCCGCTGGCTCGGCCTCGCGGAAGAAGCGGGTTTCGTCGAGGCATCAGGCGATCCGCGCCCCGGCGACATCATCCTGGTGCGACCCGGGCCCGGGCAGCATCACCTGTTGATCACGCTCCCGGCCGGTCGCTTTCTCCACGCACATGCCGGACTTCGGCGGGTCGTCGTCCAGCCGGGCCCGCTCGGCTGGCCCGTCGTGAAGCGCTGGCGCCTCGCCAACTAG
- a CDS encoding phage tail protein, with amino-acid sequence MATLVLTTVGTLLGGPIGGAIGALAGRSVDGALFGGGRREGPRLKELAVTTSSYGQPIPRFHGRMRAGGTIVWATDLVERREKSGGKKGQPSVTSYSYTTSFAVVLSSRPIQGVGRIWADGNLLRGAGGDLKVAGSMRIHTGHGDQRPDPLIAAAEGSGCPAFRGCAYVVFEDLALGDFGNRIPALSFEIVADEGAMSLAGLTESVGDLVSGSTQPLVALAGFASEGGPFASTLSTIDALFPLSCDCGGSGLAITLAGDRPGPGARVLPAASRAWSDDDFGIDDGERSGREAGERSQIDALRYYDVARDFQPGIQRPARRAVAGQGRTVEFPGALAADGARGLAETAARRSAWGRDHVQWRMAELDPDLAPGNDVRIPGRSGVWRIESWEWRSRGIEVDLVRRNPSGGLPAQGDPGAIPLPDDALPGPTVLSVFEVPAAGLGAGEATLFAAATAASGGWSGAALYFDRAGELVPIGNIGRARATVGHLIEGLSGSAGLHFEPDASLRVDLASTKGSFTPASLSAIAQGANRLRVGGEIVQFAMAEQVSPSIWQLTGLLRGRGGTEPEAIAGHLAGTDIALIDDDLVALDSATVPSDPSTILAAIGLGDPEPVYARLANAGIARRPACPVHPRVRWSSSGNLSLAWTRRARGAWHWPDTVEVPLVEQEERYRIGLGPVDSPFAEWQTGSAELDLTAEVLEPLRTAYPGASLWVRQIGSFAQSVSLFLTTLR; translated from the coding sequence ATGGCCACACTCGTTCTCACGACCGTCGGCACGCTGCTCGGCGGCCCCATCGGCGGCGCCATCGGCGCACTCGCCGGCCGCTCGGTCGACGGAGCGCTTTTCGGAGGCGGCAGGCGCGAAGGCCCCCGCCTCAAAGAGCTTGCGGTCACCACGTCGAGCTATGGACAACCGATCCCCCGATTCCACGGACGCATGCGTGCAGGCGGAACGATCGTGTGGGCGACCGACCTCGTCGAGCGCAGGGAAAAGAGCGGCGGCAAGAAGGGCCAGCCTTCGGTCACCAGCTATTCCTACACCACGTCGTTCGCGGTCGTGCTGTCCAGCCGCCCAATCCAGGGGGTCGGACGGATCTGGGCAGACGGCAACCTGCTCCGCGGTGCCGGCGGAGACCTGAAAGTGGCCGGATCGATGCGCATCCACACCGGTCATGGAGACCAGCGGCCGGACCCTCTTATCGCGGCCGCCGAGGGCTCCGGCTGTCCCGCATTTCGCGGCTGCGCCTACGTCGTCTTCGAAGATCTTGCGCTGGGCGATTTCGGAAACCGCATTCCGGCCTTGAGCTTCGAGATCGTCGCCGACGAAGGGGCGATGTCGCTGGCTGGACTGACCGAATCCGTCGGCGATCTCGTCTCCGGATCGACCCAGCCGCTGGTGGCGCTCGCGGGGTTCGCGAGCGAGGGCGGGCCCTTCGCATCGACCCTCTCCACGATCGACGCGCTGTTTCCATTGTCCTGCGATTGCGGCGGTAGCGGCCTTGCGATCACCCTTGCCGGCGACCGACCGGGCCCGGGCGCCCGCGTCCTGCCCGCTGCATCCCGGGCGTGGTCGGACGACGACTTCGGGATCGACGATGGCGAGCGAAGCGGGCGCGAAGCCGGTGAACGAAGCCAGATCGATGCCCTGCGCTACTACGACGTCGCGCGCGACTTCCAGCCGGGCATCCAGCGGCCTGCGCGTCGCGCCGTCGCCGGACAGGGTCGCACTGTCGAGTTTCCCGGTGCGCTCGCAGCTGACGGGGCCCGCGGGCTCGCCGAAACGGCCGCCCGCCGGAGCGCGTGGGGCCGCGACCATGTCCAATGGCGCATGGCAGAGCTCGATCCCGACCTTGCGCCGGGAAACGACGTGCGAATCCCGGGCCGGTCGGGCGTCTGGCGCATCGAAAGCTGGGAGTGGCGCTCGCGCGGGATCGAAGTCGACCTCGTCCGTCGCAACCCGTCGGGTGGGCTACCGGCGCAAGGCGATCCGGGTGCGATCCCGCTACCGGACGACGCGCTTCCCGGGCCGACAGTGCTGTCGGTGTTCGAAGTACCGGCTGCCGGCCTCGGCGCGGGAGAAGCAACGCTGTTCGCCGCCGCTACCGCTGCATCGGGGGGCTGGTCTGGCGCGGCGCTCTACTTCGATCGTGCGGGTGAACTCGTGCCGATCGGCAACATCGGGCGGGCTCGGGCGACCGTCGGACACCTGATAGAGGGCTTGTCCGGGTCGGCGGGCCTCCATTTCGAACCCGACGCTTCTCTCCGGGTCGATCTGGCATCGACGAAGGGCTCATTCACACCCGCCTCGCTGTCCGCGATCGCCCAGGGCGCCAACCGCTTGCGCGTTGGCGGCGAGATCGTCCAGTTCGCGATGGCGGAGCAGGTTTCGCCGAGCATCTGGCAACTCACCGGCCTCCTGCGCGGGCGGGGAGGAACCGAGCCGGAAGCCATCGCCGGCCATTTGGCGGGCACCGATATCGCGTTGATCGACGACGACCTCGTTGCCCTCGATTCGGCGACGGTCCCGTCCGATCCCTCGACAATTCTTGCGGCAATCGGGCTGGGCGATCCGGAACCGGTCTACGCCCGGCTGGCCAATGCCGGAATCGCGCGGCGCCCGGCGTGCCCGGTGCACCCCCGCGTGCGCTGGTCCTCGTCAGGCAACCTCTCGCTCGCGTGGACGCGGCGAGCGCGCGGCGCGTGGCACTGGCCCGATACGGTCGAGGTTCCGCTGGTGGAACAGGAGGAGCGCTACCGGATCGGGTTGGGACCGGTCGATAGCCCCTTTGCCGAATGGCAGACGGGCTCGGCGGAACTCGATCTCACAGCCGAGGTGCTCGAACCTCTTCGCACGGCCTATCCGGGCGCGTCGTTGTGGGTCCGGCAGATCGGCAGCTTCGCTCAATCGGTTTCGCTCTTCCTCACCACGTTACGCTGA
- a CDS encoding DUF2793 domain-containing protein — MSEPFQFPYSTPRHDLPLLFAGQSQKDFFVNAALARCDALLHPAIEGETGSPPATAEDGVCWLVSGTASSDFAGKEGAIAFRQAGSWCFASPSDGMRIFDKSAGQYLIYFGGWRREPDVEPPSGGADVDDEARQAIAGLIGVLKRHGILPQN; from the coding sequence ATGAGCGAGCCGTTCCAGTTCCCGTATTCCACCCCCCGGCACGACTTGCCCCTGCTGTTTGCCGGGCAATCGCAGAAAGACTTTTTCGTGAATGCCGCGCTGGCCCGGTGCGATGCCCTGCTCCACCCCGCGATCGAAGGCGAGACCGGATCCCCGCCGGCAACCGCCGAGGACGGCGTGTGCTGGCTGGTGTCGGGAACCGCCTCGAGCGATTTCGCCGGAAAGGAAGGGGCGATCGCATTCCGACAAGCCGGGAGCTGGTGCTTTGCCTCGCCGAGCGATGGCATGCGCATCTTCGACAAGTCCGCCGGACAATACCTGATCTACTTTGGTGGCTGGCGGCGAGAACCCGACGTCGAGCCGCCTTCCGGTGGCGCCGATGTCGACGATGAGGCCAGACAGGCCATCGCCGGGCTCATCGGAGTCTTGAAACGGCATGGGATATTGCCTCAAAATTGA